The Dama dama isolate Ldn47 chromosome 3, ASM3311817v1, whole genome shotgun sequence genome has a segment encoding these proteins:
- the LALBA gene encoding alpha-lactalbumin — protein sequence MMSFVSLLLVGILFHATQTEQLTKCEVFHKLKDLKDYGGVSLPEWVCTAFHTSGYDTQAVVQNSDSTDYGLFQINNKIWCKDDQNPHSSNICNISCDKFLDDDLTDDIMCVKKILDKVGINYWLAHKALCSEKLDQWLCEKL from the exons ATGATGTCCTTTGTCTCTCTGCTCCTGGTGGGCATCCTATTCCATGCCACCCAGActgaacaattaacaaaatgtgaGGTGTTCCATAAGCTCAAAGACTTGAAGGACTACGGAGGTGTCAGTTTGCCTGAAT GGGTCTGTACCGCATTTCATACCAGTGGTTATGACACGCAAGCCGTAGTACAAAACAGTGACAGCACAGACTATGGACTCTTCCAGATCAACAATAAAATTTGGTGCAAAGATGATCAGAACCCTCACTCAAGCAACATCTGTAACATCTCCTGTGACA AGTTCCTGGATGATGACCTTACTGATGACATTATGTGTGTCAAGAAGATTCTGGATAAAGTAGGAATTAACTACTG GTTGGCCCATAAAGCACTCTGTTCTGAGAAGCTGGATCAGTGGCTCTGTGAGAAGTTGTGA